In the Ferribacterium limneticum genome, GCAGGTCGCCGATCAGGGCAAAACCCTCATCGGGGCGGTGCGGCAAGGGGGGCAGGCCAAGGTCGACCAGGGCGACTTGGGGTGGATGGCGGAGTTGTCGCAGCATGGCCAGAGCGTGCGCGCGGGAGTGACTTGTGAGAACGTCATATTCCTGGGCGAAGGCGAAATTGAGCGATTCGCTGATTAGTGAATCGTCATCAACAATCAGCAGGAGTGGCTTGGCAACTGGCAAGAGCGCAACATTCCATGTGAAATATTTCCGATTATAGCCTTGTCGTTTCCCGGCGACCGTTGGCATTTCTGTTAAAATCGCCAGTCTTTTTTGAGGAATGTACTTTGTCGGACGACATCCTGGTCGATATCGAGGACCTCCACTTCAATTATGACGGCAGGCCTGTGCTGCAAGGAATCAATATGAAGATTCCGCGCGGCAAGGTGGTGGCGATCATGGGTGGTTCCGGTTGCGGCAAAACCACGCTGTTGCGGTGCATCGGTGGCCAGTTGCGGCCGACCGGCGGGCGCGTTCGGCTGGAAAAACACCAGGTGTGCGAAATGTCCGAGGCCGAGTTGTATCGCTTGCGGCGCCGAATGGGTATGTTGTTTCAGTTTGGCGCCCTGTTTACCGATATGTCGGTTTTCGACAATGTCGCGTTTCCGATGCGCGAACACACGGACATGTCGGAAGAAATGATCCGTGATCTGGTGCTGATGAAGCTCGAAGCGGTCGGCTTGCGTGGTGCGAACAAATTAATGCCGGGTGAATTATCCGGCGGCATGGCGCGGCGAGTCGCCCTGGCGCGTGCGCTGGCACTTGATCCGATGCTGGTGATGTACGACGAGCCGTTCACCGGTCTTGATCCGATTGCACTCGGCGTGATTGGTCAGTTGATCCGCAAATTGAACGATGCGCTGGGCGCGACGTCGATCATGGTGACCCACGATATTCATGAGTCCTTGCTAATCGTCGATTACATCTATTTCCTGAACGGCGGCCAGGTGGTTGCCGAAGGGACACCGGACGAAATCCGCGCGTCGAAGGATCCATTCGTCCATCAGTTCGTTTATGCCGAGCCGGATGGCCCGGTGCATTTTGATTACCCGGCCCCATCGGTGCGCGAAGAATTCCTGAGTGGGGTCGTGCATGCTTGACCCGGTATCCCTGGTTCGGAAAATTGGCCATGTGACGGTTGAGCGCATCTGGCGGCTTGGTTTCGCGGCGCGTTTCTTCTGGGCCGTGCTCATGCATTCCGGCTCATCGTTCCGTCGCTTGCCGCTGACCTTGCGTGAAATTTATTTCAGCGGCGTTCTGTCGCTGTTAATCATCATGGTTTCCGGCTTGTTTGTCGGGCTGGTGCTCGGCCTGCAGGGCTACGAAATCCTGCAGCGTTTTGGTTCGACCGAAGCCCTGGGGACGCTGGTTGCCCTGTCGCTGACCCGCGAATTGGGGCCGGTGCTGGCCGCGATTTTCTTTGCCTCACGGGCCGGCTCGTCGGTGACGGCTGAAATCGGCCTGATGAAGGCGACCGAGCAACTCAAGGCCATGGACATGATGGCGGTCAATCCGATTGCCCGTGTCGTGGCGCCGCGTTTCTGGGGCGGTGTCATTTCGATGCCGCTGCTGGCTGCAATTTTTTCCGCCATGGGTGTGCTTGGCGGATGGCTGATCGGCGTTGTCTTCATTGGCGTCGATGATGGTGCTTATTGGTCGCAGATGCAGGCAAGCGTCGATTTTCGCTACGACATCTGGAATGGCGTCATCAAAAGTTTTGTCTTTGGTATCGCGGTTTCGCTGATTGCCGTTTTTGAGGGCTACGATTCGGTGCCGACTGCCGAGGGTGTCTCGCGCGCCATCACGCGAACTGTGGTGACTTCGGTGCTGACCGTGCTGGCGCTGGATTTCGTCTTAACCTCGTTCATGTTCCGGGGAGCTTAATGAACCGTACCGTACTCGACCTGTGGGTCGGATTTTTCGTGGCACTTGGCCTTGCTGCCTTGCTTTTTTTGTCGCTCAAGGTCGGCAACTTGGCGTCATCTCACTTGTCTGAGACCTACGAGCTGCAAGCCAAGTTTGATAACATCGGCGGTCTGAAGGTGCGTGGCCCGGTCAAGAGCGCTGGTGTCGTGGTCGGACGGATCATTGATATCCGGTTTGATGCAGCGACCTATGAGGCTGTGGTCAGCATGACCATTGATGGGCGTTACCGCTTTCCCAAGGATACGTTTGCCTCGATTAATACGGCCGGTCTGCTCGGCGAGCAGTATGTCGGACTGGATGCCGGTGGTGACGAGAAGATGTTGCAGGCGGGTGAGACGATAGCAAAGACTCAATCGGCAATCGTTCTTGAGAAATTGATCAGCCAGTTTTTATTTAGCAAAGCGGCAGACGGACAGGACAAGAAATGACGAAAAGTCTCGGCTTATCTGGAATGCGCAGTGGAAGGCGGTGGGCCCTGGGGGGGCTCATGGCGCTCTCTTGCGTCGGCAATGTGTTTGCCGAAGAAAATCCGCGTGACCCTTACGAGGGCTTCAATCGCTCGATGTTTGCGGTCAATGAAGCCATCGATAAATATGCGGCCAAGCCGGTTGCCCAAGCTTATGACAACGCCGTGCCCTTGCCAGTCAAGGCCAGTGTCGGCAACTTCTTTGGCAATGTCGGCGACCTGTGGATTGGCGCAAACAGTGCTCTGCAGGGCAAGTTCGGTGATGCCGGCGTGGATATCAGCCGTTTGCTGATCAATTCAACTGTCGGGATTTTCGGGCTTTTCGATGTCGCCAGCGAACTTGGCCTGGAGAAGCATGAAGAGGATTTTGGCCAGACCCTGGCTGTATGGGGCGTGGGTAGCGGTGGCTATCTGTTCTGGCCGGTGATTGGGCCGCGCAATGTGCGCGATACGGCCGGTTTTGGTGTGGATTCCTACATCGATCCGGTCTGGCGCATCAGTGCTGTTCCGGTGCGCAACAGTATGGTTGTCTTGCGCTTCGTCGATGTCAGGGCCAGTCTTTTGCCGGCTGACAAGGTGGTCGAAGAGGCCGCTCTCGACAAGTACGCCTATATTCGCGACGCCTATCAGCAGCGTCGTCGCAACCAGATTTTCGATGGTCGCCCACCGCGCCTGGATGATTGATTTTTTAAGTAACAGATGATGAAAAAGCTATTTGCCCTGTTGTTTGCCGGTTTCGTGTCCTGTGCAGTGTTCGCCCAGGAGGCGCCGGATGTCATGGTGCAGCGTGTGACCGAGGAAGTTTTGGAGATTATTCGCAAGGATAAGGACATCCAGAACGGTGATACGCATAAGGTTATTGAACTGGTCGACAAGAAGGTGTTGCCCAATTTCAACTTCACGCACATGACCGCGCTGGCGCTTGGTAAGGAGTGGCGCAAAGCCTCTCCGCAGCAGCAGCAGCAGCTGACTGCTGAGTTCAAAACCCTGCTGGTCCGTACCTATTCCAATGCTTTGACCAGTTACAAGAACCAGAAGGTGGTTTACAAGCCGATCAAGATGGCGCCGACCGATACTGATGTGCTGGTTCGGACCGAGGTTCACCAACCTGGCAACAAGCCTGTGCAGCTTGATTACAGCCTGGAAAAACTGGATGCGAACTGGAAAGTTTACGATGTTGTTGTTGCCGGGATCAGCCTGGTGACCAACTATCGTGACCAGTTCGGTCAGGAAGTTCGTAACGGCGGGATTGACGGCCTGATTGCTTCGATCGCCGCCAAGAACAAGTCGCTGGAAGCCAATTCGAAGAAATGATCGAACGCGAAGCCGGGCGCCTGCTGGTCAAGGCGCCATTGATCATGGCCAATGCTCGCGGCCTGCTTGAGGCAGGCCGTTCTGCTTTGCTGGCCGGCGAGCAGGTCTTCGATTTCTCCGGGGTGACTGAAGCGGATTCGTCTGCCATTGCCGTCATGCTCGGTTGGCTGCGCGCTGCCAGTCAGACGCAGTCGACCGTCAAGTTTGCCCATATTCCGACCGGCGTTCGCGCGCTGGCCGAACTGTACGGCGTTACCGAACTGCTGCCCCTCGCCTAAGGGGCATTCCATGATTCCTGCGGTTTCCATCGTTGACGTCGTCAAGCATTTCGGTTCACTAAAAGCACTGGCCGGGGTCTCTCTCGATATCGAACAGGGTGAGTTTTTTGGCTTGCTTGGTCAGAATGGCGCCGGCAAGACGACGCTGATTTCTTCGCTGGCCGGCTTGGTGCGACCCGATTCCGGAACGTTGAAAGTGCTCGGTCATGATGTGATAAAGGATTTTCGTGAGGCGCGCCGGTTGCTCGGGGTGGTGCCGCAGGAACTGGTCTTCGACCCCTTTTTCAATGTTCGCGAGACATTGCGCATCCAGTCCGGTTATTTCGGCATTCGCAAGAACGACAACTGGATTGATGAAATTCTCGAAAACCTCGATCTGACCAGCAAGGCGAACGTCAACATGCGCCGTCTTTCGGGCGGTATGAAACGGCGCGTGCTGGTGGCGCAGGCGCTGGTGCACAAGCCGCCGGTCATTGTCCTGGACGAGCCGACTGCCGGCGTCGATGTGGAGTTGCGGCAAGGCTTGTGGCAGTTTATCCGTCGCTTGAATGGCGAAGGACACACGATCATCCTGACCACCCATTATCTGGAAGAGGCTGAAGCCCTGTGTAATCGCATCGCGCTGATGAAGCAGGGCAAGGTTGTCGCGCTCGATACGACGGCCAACCTGATGGCGGCTCATCCGGGCGGAACGCTTGAGGACGTCTTTGTTCGGGCGATGAACCAATGATCGGCTTCCTGACCCTGTTCGAAAAAGAGTTCCTGCGTTTCTGGAAGGTCAGTTTCCAGACTGTCGCGGCGCCGGTGTTAACGGCCTTGCTCTATCTGCTGATTTTCGGCCACGTGCTTGATGAGCATGTTCTGGTCCATGGCGTTCGCTACACCAGCTTCCTGATACCCGGTCTGGTCATGATGCAGGTGCTGCAGAACGCCTTTGCCAATTCGTCATCCAGCCTGATTCAGGCCAAGATCACCGGTTCGATTGTCTTTGTGCTGCTGCCGCCGATTCCCTACAGTGCCTTCTTCGCTGCCTATGTGCTGGCGGCCATGGTTCGTGGCTTGCTGGTCGGTGTTGGCGTGTTGGTGGCGACCGTCTGGTTTGCCGAGTTGAGGGTGGTGGCACCACTTTGGATTCTGGTCTTTTCCATCCTGGGCGGCGCGCTGTTTGGGGCGCTCGGCATGATTGCCGGCATCTGGTCCGAAAAGTTCGACCAACTGGCCGCCTTCCAGAATTTTCTGATCATGCCGCTGACCATGTTGTCCGGCGTTTTCTACTCGATTTACACCTTGCCTACATTCTGGCAGCGCGTGTCGCATTACAATCCCGTCTTTTACATGATCGACGGCTTCCGTTATGGTTTTTTTGGCGTCTCTGATGTGGTGCCTGAAATCAGTCTGGCGGTCGTCGTTACCTGCTTCGCCGCCGTGTCCGTAGTGACTTTGAGCCTGCTGAAGCGGGGCTGGAAGCTGAGAGGCTGAACATGATGCATCCCGACCATATCAAGGAGCTTATCCTTGCCGGCATGGCCTGTGAACACCTGGAACTTGATGGCGATGGCCAGCATTTTCAGGCGCTGGTGGTAAGTAAGGAATTTGCCGGGAAGAGCCGCGTGCAGCGTCAGCAGCGCGTGTATCAGACCCTGAAGGAAAAGCTGGATACCGGGGAATTGCATGCCCTTTCCTTCAAAACCCTGACCCCGGAAGAATGGAGCGCACAGCGTGGATAAGTTGTTGATTGAAGGGGGCAAGGTCCTCTCTGGTGAAGTGGCCATGTCTGGTGCCAAGAATGCTGCGCTGCCGATTCTATGTGCCTCGTTGCTGACCTCGGATCCGGTGCATTTCACCAATGTGCCGCACCTGAACGACATCTCGACCATGCTCCGTCTGCTGGGTGACATGGGCGTCGGCGTGACGATGGATGGTGTCGACGGCATTGTTCTCAACGGTGGTGGCCTGAATAATCCGGTGGCTTCGTACGAAATGGTTAAGACCATGCGCGCCTCCATTCTTGTGCTCGGCCCACTGGTTGCTCGTTGCGGCGAAGCGCGTGTCTCTCTGCCTGGTGGCTGCGCCATTGGTGCCCGCCCGGTTGATCAGCACATCAAGGGGTTGCAGGCGATGGGTGCCGAGGTCAAGGTCGAGCAGGGCTACGTGCACGCCAAGGCAACCCGCCTGAAGGGCGCTCGCATCTGTACCGATATGGTGACCGTGACCGGCACCGAGAACCTGATGATGGCTGCCTGTCTGGCCGAGGGTGAAACAATTATTGAAAATGCTGCGCGTGAGCCGGAAGTAGTCGATCTGGCCAACTGCCTGGTTTCCATGGGCGCCCGTATTTCCGGCGCCGGTACTGACGTCATCCGGATTCAGGGCGTCGACAAACTGCATGGTGCAACGCACGCGATCATGCCGGACCGCATCGAGACCGGCACCTATCTGTGCGCTGCGGCGGCGACCGGTGGCGATATCCGTTTGCTGAAAACTTCGGCCGCCTACCTCGATACCGTCGTCGACAAACTGATGGACGCCGGCTGCGAAATCACCGTCGAACGCGATGCGATTCGCCTGGTCGCTCCCAAGCGCCTGAAGGCAGTCAGCCTGCGCACGGCGCCGTATCCGGCCTTCCCGACCGACATGCAAGCTCAATTCATGGCTATCAACTGCATTGCCGACGGCGTGGCGACCATCCGCGAAACCATCTTCGAAAACCGTTTCATGCACGTCAATGAGTTGATGCGCCTTGGTGCCAACATCCAGATCGAAGGCAATAACGCCATCGTGCGTGGTGTCGACAAGCTCGAAGGCGCGACGGTGATGGCCACCGATCTGCGTGCCTCGGCTTCGCTGGTGATCGCTGGTCTGGTCGCACAAGGGGAAACGGTGATCGATCGTATTTACCATTTGGATCGCGGCTATGAGCGAATCGAGGAAAAGCTGGCCAAGCTGGGTGCGGCTGTTCGCCGAGTCCGCTAAGCAGGGGCGTAGCGGGGGCTGATTTGTCTATTTTCTGCGGTCGACCGCAGAAATATGCAAAAAATGCTTGGCGTATTTGAAATGCTGGCCCATACTCCAAGGCTCGGGATTTCCAGGCAGTGTTTTGTTCCTGCGCCGTACCACGGTTTGTCAGCTCCTCGGTCTTGGTTCTCGTATTTTTGTGGCGCAAGCCCGTATATTTTTTAAGGATGCTTTCAAATGGCAAACGGTACCGTTAAGTGGTTCAATGATTCCAAGGGTTTTGGCTTTATCTCCCCGTCCGAAGGTGGTGAAGACCTCTTCGCTCACTTCTCCGCAATTCAAGGCAACGGTTTCAAGACCCTGGCCGAGAACCAGAAAGTGACCTTCGACGTCGTGAATGGCCCGAAGGGCAAGCAGGCTGCAAACATCCGCCCGGCTGAATAAGTCGCGGATTAGTCTGTATCGAGAAAGCCCGGTTCGCCGGGCTTTTTTGCGTTTACGCGGCAGTCTTTTTGTTGGCGGCTATCGCCCCCTTGATTGCCGTGGGTGTGCTTGGTTGGCGTGACGTCTCTGCGGACTTTTGTGCCGGAATTGGTGCTTTGCGCGCCGCGTCACGCCGGGTATCTGTAGGGGTCTGCTAAAATGGCACTTTCGCCTTTTCAACAAGCTACCCCGTGACGACCATCACCATTGCCCTGTCCAAGGGCCGCATTTTTGACGAAACCTTGCCACTGCTGGCGGCAGCAGGGATCGTTCCGACCGAAAACCCGGAGACTTCGCGCAAGTTGATCATCGAGACCAACCAGCCGAATGTGCGCGTCGTGATCGTTCGCGCTACCGATGTGCCAACTTACGTCCAGTACGGCGCCGCCGATATCGGCGTGGCCGGCAAGGATGTGCTGATCGAGCATGGTGGCGAGGGGCTCTACGCACCGCTGGATCTGAAGATTGCCAAGTGCCGGATGATGGTCGCCATTCCCGAGGGTTTCGATTACGACAACGCCGTACGCCAGGGCGCTCGCCTGAAAGTGGCTTCGAAATATACCAAGACGGCACGGGAGCATTTCGCCAGTAAGGGCGTTCATATCGATCTGATCAAGCTCTATGGCTCGATGGAACTGGCTCCGTTGGCCGGTCTGGCCGATGCCATCGTCGATCTGGTGTCGACCGGTGGTACGCTGAAGGCCAACAAGTTGGTGGCCTGCGAACACATCATGGATATTTCGTCGCGGCTGGTGGTCAACCAGGCCTCGCTCAAGGTCAAGCGCGAAACCCTGCAACCGATTATTGACGCCTTTGCCCAGGCGGTGGAGAAGTAAATGCTCGCCATTAAACGCCTTTCTACGGTCGACGCGGATTTCAAGGCAAAAATGGATGCGCTGCTCGCCTTCGAGGCGGCGGCTGATGAAGGGATAGAGCGTACCGTCGCCGGCATTCTGGCTGATGTGAAAACGCGCGGCGATGCTGCGGTGGTTGAATACAGCAACAAATTTGATCGTCTGAGCGTTGGCAGCATGGCTGACCTCGAATTGTCGCAGGCTGAAATGCAGCAGGCCCTCGACAGCCTGCCGGCTGATCGTCGTGCTGCACTGGAAGCAGCGGCTGGCCGTGTGCGTGCCTACCACGAGTGTCAGCGTCTCGAAGGCTGGTCCTACACCGAAGCCGACGGCACCATGCTCGGCCAGATGATCACGCCGCTTGATCGCGTCGGCCTCTACGTGCCGGGCGGCAAGGCGGCGTATCCCTCTTCCGTGCTGATGAACGCGATTCCGGCCAAGGTGGCTGGCGTCAAGGAACTGATCATGGTCGTCCCGACCCCGGACGGCGAAAAGAACCAGCTCGTGCTGGCCGCTGCTTGTCTGGCTGGCGTTGATCGCGTGTTCACGATGGGCGGGGCGCAGGCGGTTGGTGCGCTGGCCTACGGTACGCAGACAGTGCCGCAGGTGGACAAGATCGTCGGTCCGGGCAATGCCTACGTAGCGACGGCCAAGCGCCGGGTGTTTGGCATTGTCGGCATCGACATGGTGGCCGGTCCGTCCGAAATTCTGGTCGTCTCCGATGGCTCCGGTAATCCTGACTGGGTGGCGATGGATCTGTTCTCGCAGGCCGAGCACGACGAACTGGCGCAATCGATCCTGATCTGCACCGATGCCGCCTATATCGACCGCGTGCAAGCCAGCATTGAAAAACTCCTGCCGACCATGCCGCGTCGCGAAGTGATCGAAACCTCGTTGGCCAATCGCGGCGCTTTCATCCACGTGCGCGATATGGACGAAGCTGTTGCCATCGCCAATCGCGTCGCGCCGGAACACCTTGAGCTATCGCTGGCTGATCCCGATCCGTGGGTGGCCAAGATTCACCACGCTGGCGCCATCTTCATTGGTCACTACACTTCTGAGTCGCTTGGCGACTACTGTGCCGGTCCGAACCATGTGCTGCCGACCTCCGGCAGCGCCCGCTTCTCGTCGCCGCTCGGTGTCTATGACTTCCAGAAGCGGACCAGCCTGATCAAGGTTTCCCGGGCTGGCGCGCAGACCTTGGGCAAGATTGCCTCAACGCTGGCGCATGGCGAAGGTTTGCCGGCGCATGCCAAGTCGGCCGAGTTCCGACTCGACAACTGAGCGAAATTCTCGGTTGATCGTGGATATCTCCGAATCTCAAAAACGCCCGGATCTCCGGGCGCTTTTTTTCGGCTTTTCATCGGTCGGACTATCCGGTTTCGGTGGTGTGCTTCCCTTCGCCCGGCGCATGCTGGTCGAGGAGCGCCAGTGGATGAGCGCCGAGGAGTTCAACGCCCAGCTCGGTCTTTGCCAGTTTTTGCCGGGGCCGAACGTGGTCAACCTGGCCGTGGTTGTTGGCAAGCGCTACTGCGGCCTGCCGGGGGCGGTCGTCGCGCCGTTCGGCCTGCTTGCCGGGCCGTTTGTCATTGTGCTCTTGCTGGCAATGCTCTACGACCACTACGGTAGTCTGTCGCATGTCCAGTCCATGCTGCGCGGCATCGCCGCTGTTGGCTGCGGCCTGCTCGTTGGGATGGCCTGGCGCATGGGGGCGGTGATCAAGGACAAAGCTTTTTTCCTGCCTTTTACGGCCTTGACCGTAGCAGCCATCGCCGTTCTGCGTTGGCCGATGCCCATCGTCATGGTCGCCGGGCTGTTTTTGTCTGGTGGCGTGGCTTATTGGAAGCTGGGCCGGAAATGATCGTGGTCGAGCTCTTCCTCGAGTTCGGGCTGCTCTCTTTCGTCGCGTTTGGCGGAGCAACAGCGCTTTTGCCGGAAATGCATCGTGTCGTCGTCGAAAATCATCACTGGCTCGACGATACAACTTTTACACATCTCTACGCCATCGCCCAGGCGGCGCCCGGTCCAAACGTGCTGGTGGTAACCCTGATCGGCTGGGAGATTGGTGGCCTGCTCGGGGCGTTGGCCTCGACGCTGGCCATGTGCCTGCCGATGAGTGTGCTAATTTATTTGCTGATTGATCGTTGGGAAAGTTTCTCCGGCAAGCGCTGGCAGAAAGCGATCAGCATCGGCGTCGCGCCGCTCGCTGTCGGCCTGATCTTCTCAGGCGCCACCCTGATTGCGCAGGCTGCCGCCTTTGGTTGGGCTGCCTGGTTGCTGGTGGCGGCAACCCTCGTTGCCAATTTGCGGACGAAACTGCACCCGCTGTGGTTTATCGGTGTGGGTGCGGTGCTCGGGCTGCTCGGTTGGGTCTGATTGGGTATCAGGCTTTGTTATACGGGTTTTCCAATCCGGCGATCAGCTCCTGAAATACCGTACGGATCTGGTTCTCCTCGCACTCCATCAATAGCGCGTCCTCGAAGGCATCTTGCGCCATCTGGCGGAGTTCTTCGAGGTTTTCGCGCAGCACCTTGATCTTCTCGGTGCAGGCCACGATGCTGCCATCGGGCCGTTTCCAGACTGGCTCCATACCAATCAGGCGGTGATTTGGCTCAGGGCGTCAGTCAGTGCTTTGCATTCGCCATCGGTGCCGACGGTGATGCGCAGGAACTGATCGATGCGCGGCAGTTTGAAGTGACGGACGATGATGTTTCGTTCGCGCAAGGCCTTCGCCAGTTCGGCCGCATCGTATTGGGGGTGGCGGGCGAAGATGAAATTGGCGGCGGAGGGCAGGACTTCGAAGCCGAGCTTGGTCAGGTCTGCCGTCAGGGTGTCGCGGGTGGCGATCACGGACTGGCAACACTGCGCGAAATACGCTTCATCTTCCATCGCCGCGACGGCGCCGACAATGGCGAGGCGGTCGAGCGGATAGGAGTTGAAGCTGTTCTTGACCCGTTCCAGCGCTTCGATCAGCGCCGGATGCCCGACCGCGAAACCGACGCGCATGCCGGCCAGCGAGCGTGACTTGGACAGCGTATGGACGACCAGCAGGTTGTCGTAGCGGTCGACCAGTTTGATCGCCGTCTCGCCACCGAAATCGACATAGGCCTCAT is a window encoding:
- the hisD gene encoding histidinol dehydrogenase, with the protein product MLAIKRLSTVDADFKAKMDALLAFEAAADEGIERTVAGILADVKTRGDAAVVEYSNKFDRLSVGSMADLELSQAEMQQALDSLPADRRAALEAAAGRVRAYHECQRLEGWSYTEADGTMLGQMITPLDRVGLYVPGGKAAYPSSVLMNAIPAKVAGVKELIMVVPTPDGEKNQLVLAAACLAGVDRVFTMGGAQAVGALAYGTQTVPQVDKIVGPGNAYVATAKRRVFGIVGIDMVAGPSEILVVSDGSGNPDWVAMDLFSQAEHDELAQSILICTDAAYIDRVQASIEKLLPTMPRREVIETSLANRGAFIHVRDMDEAVAIANRVAPEHLELSLADPDPWVAKIHHAGAIFIGHYTSESLGDYCAGPNHVLPTSGSARFSSPLGVYDFQKRTSLIKVSRAGAQTLGKIASTLAHGEGLPAHAKSAEFRLDN
- the mlaE gene encoding lipid asymmetry maintenance ABC transporter permease subunit MlaE, with protein sequence MLDPVSLVRKIGHVTVERIWRLGFAARFFWAVLMHSGSSFRRLPLTLREIYFSGVLSLLIIMVSGLFVGLVLGLQGYEILQRFGSTEALGTLVALSLTRELGPVLAAIFFASRAGSSVTAEIGLMKATEQLKAMDMMAVNPIARVVAPRFWGGVISMPLLAAIFSAMGVLGGWLIGVVFIGVDDGAYWSQMQASVDFRYDIWNGVIKSFVFGIAVSLIAVFEGYDSVPTAEGVSRAITRTVVTSVLTVLALDFVLTSFMFRGA
- a CDS encoding chromate transporter, whose product is MDISESQKRPDLRALFFGFSSVGLSGFGGVLPFARRMLVEERQWMSAEEFNAQLGLCQFLPGPNVVNLAVVVGKRYCGLPGAVVAPFGLLAGPFVIVLLLAMLYDHYGSLSHVQSMLRGIAAVGCGLLVGMAWRMGAVIKDKAFFLPFTALTVAAIAVLRWPMPIVMVAGLFLSGGVAYWKLGRK
- a CDS encoding BolA family protein, with protein sequence MMHPDHIKELILAGMACEHLELDGDGQHFQALVVSKEFAGKSRVQRQQRVYQTLKEKLDTGELHALSFKTLTPEEWSAQRG
- the murA gene encoding UDP-N-acetylglucosamine 1-carboxyvinyltransferase, whose protein sequence is MDKLLIEGGKVLSGEVAMSGAKNAALPILCASLLTSDPVHFTNVPHLNDISTMLRLLGDMGVGVTMDGVDGIVLNGGGLNNPVASYEMVKTMRASILVLGPLVARCGEARVSLPGGCAIGARPVDQHIKGLQAMGAEVKVEQGYVHAKATRLKGARICTDMVTVTGTENLMMAACLAEGETIIENAAREPEVVDLANCLVSMGARISGAGTDVIRIQGVDKLHGATHAIMPDRIETGTYLCAAAATGGDIRLLKTSAAYLDTVVDKLMDAGCEITVERDAIRLVAPKRLKAVSLRTAPYPAFPTDMQAQFMAINCIADGVATIRETIFENRFMHVNELMRLGANIQIEGNNAIVRGVDKLEGATVMATDLRASASLVIAGLVAQGETVIDRIYHLDRGYERIEEKLAKLGAAVRRVR
- the mlaD gene encoding outer membrane lipid asymmetry maintenance protein MlaD, with protein sequence MNRTVLDLWVGFFVALGLAALLFLSLKVGNLASSHLSETYELQAKFDNIGGLKVRGPVKSAGVVVGRIIDIRFDAATYEAVVSMTIDGRYRFPKDTFASINTAGLLGEQYVGLDAGGDEKMLQAGETIAKTQSAIVLEKLISQFLFSKAADGQDKK
- a CDS encoding MlaC/ttg2D family ABC transporter substrate-binding protein, with protein sequence MMKKLFALLFAGFVSCAVFAQEAPDVMVQRVTEEVLEIIRKDKDIQNGDTHKVIELVDKKVLPNFNFTHMTALALGKEWRKASPQQQQQLTAEFKTLLVRTYSNALTSYKNQKVVYKPIKMAPTDTDVLVRTEVHQPGNKPVQLDYSLEKLDANWKVYDVVVAGISLVTNYRDQFGQEVRNGGIDGLIASIAAKNKSLEANSKK
- a CDS encoding chromate transporter; protein product: MIVVELFLEFGLLSFVAFGGATALLPEMHRVVVENHHWLDDTTFTHLYAIAQAAPGPNVLVVTLIGWEIGGLLGALASTLAMCLPMSVLIYLLIDRWESFSGKRWQKAISIGVAPLAVGLIFSGATLIAQAAAFGWAAWLLVAATLVANLRTKLHPLWFIGVGAVLGLLGWV
- a CDS encoding ABC transporter ATP-binding protein, producing MSDDILVDIEDLHFNYDGRPVLQGINMKIPRGKVVAIMGGSGCGKTTLLRCIGGQLRPTGGRVRLEKHQVCEMSEAELYRLRRRMGMLFQFGALFTDMSVFDNVAFPMREHTDMSEEMIRDLVLMKLEAVGLRGANKLMPGELSGGMARRVALARALALDPMLVMYDEPFTGLDPIALGVIGQLIRKLNDALGATSIMVTHDIHESLLIVDYIYFLNGGQVVAEGTPDEIRASKDPFVHQFVYAEPDGPVHFDYPAPSVREEFLSGVVHA
- a CDS encoding ABC transporter permease; translated protein: MIGFLTLFEKEFLRFWKVSFQTVAAPVLTALLYLLIFGHVLDEHVLVHGVRYTSFLIPGLVMMQVLQNAFANSSSSLIQAKITGSIVFVLLPPIPYSAFFAAYVLAAMVRGLLVGVGVLVATVWFAELRVVAPLWILVFSILGGALFGALGMIAGIWSEKFDQLAAFQNFLIMPLTMLSGVFYSIYTLPTFWQRVSHYNPVFYMIDGFRYGFFGVSDVVPEISLAVVVTCFAAVSVVTLSLLKRGWKLRG
- the hisG gene encoding ATP phosphoribosyltransferase, with the translated sequence MTTITIALSKGRIFDETLPLLAAAGIVPTENPETSRKLIIETNQPNVRVVIVRATDVPTYVQYGAADIGVAGKDVLIEHGGEGLYAPLDLKIAKCRMMVAIPEGFDYDNAVRQGARLKVASKYTKTAREHFASKGVHIDLIKLYGSMELAPLAGLADAIVDLVSTGGTLKANKLVACEHIMDISSRLVVNQASLKVKRETLQPIIDAFAQAVEK
- a CDS encoding MlaA family lipoprotein — its product is MALSCVGNVFAEENPRDPYEGFNRSMFAVNEAIDKYAAKPVAQAYDNAVPLPVKASVGNFFGNVGDLWIGANSALQGKFGDAGVDISRLLINSTVGIFGLFDVASELGLEKHEEDFGQTLAVWGVGSGGYLFWPVIGPRNVRDTAGFGVDSYIDPVWRISAVPVRNSMVVLRFVDVRASLLPADKVVEEAALDKYAYIRDAYQQRRRNQIFDGRPPRLDD
- a CDS encoding STAS domain-containing protein — translated: MIEREAGRLLVKAPLIMANARGLLEAGRSALLAGEQVFDFSGVTEADSSAIAVMLGWLRAASQTQSTVKFAHIPTGVRALAELYGVTELLPLA
- a CDS encoding cold-shock protein, whose amino-acid sequence is MANGTVKWFNDSKGFGFISPSEGGEDLFAHFSAIQGNGFKTLAENQKVTFDVVNGPKGKQAANIRPAE